In Mycobacterium sp. JS623, one genomic interval encodes:
- a CDS encoding type I polyketide synthase, translating into MTINEQSRVTTSRENDPSEVLAGTHALVDRLNAGEPYAVAFGGQGGSWLENLEELVSSAGIESELSEVVGEAALLLEPVARELVVVRPIGFEPLHWVRALAAEEPLPSSKQLTTAAISGPGILLAQMAAIRAVARQGLDLYMTPPVAMAGHSQGVMAAESLRAKGARDAELLALLQLIGAAGSLVSRRRGMVGRGDKSPMVSVTNVDPERIAELLEEFSTDVRTVLPPVLSIRNGRRSVVITGTPEQLGRFELYCSNITEKEQAERKNKVRGGAVFSPVFHGVQVEVGFHTPRLADGVEMVERWAEKCGIDAELAHEMTESIFVRPIDWVGEVERLHDAGAKWIIDLGPSDTVTRLTAPIIRGLGVGIVPAATRAGQRNLFTVGGEPEVPPAWSSYKPTTVKLPDGSVKLSTKFTRLTGRSPILLAGMTPTTVDAKIVAAAANAGHWAELAGGGQVTEEIFEGRIAELTQLLEPGRAVQFNTLFLDPYLWKLQVGGKRLVQRARQSGAPIDGVVVSAGIPDLEEAVDLIDELNTVGIRHVVFKPGTIDQIKSVINIAAEVPGKDVIVHIEGGRAGGHHSWEDLDDLLLATYAELRKLSNITVCVGGGIGTPERAAEYLSGTWAEEYGFPAMPVDGILVGTAAMATLEATTSHAVKQMLVETTGTDHWISAGKATGGMASSRSQLGADIHEIDNTASRCGRLLDEVAGDAEAVAARRDEIIAAMANTCKPYFGDIGDMTYAQWLRRYVELAIGDDDSTADTKLPGTPWLADTWRDRFEQMLERAEARLHPQDSGPIETLFNDVALLDDPEQAIALLLTRYPEAETLQLHPADVPWFVTLCKMLGKPVNFVPVIDKDVRRWWRSDSLWQAHDARYTADQVCIIPGTQSVAGITRVDEPVGELLDRFEQAAIDAALATNGQPVAVVSRRQARADVTGPLAVVLDSPDVRWAGRTSINPVHRIGAPDEWQVNENRSATHPSTGARLELADGTVTLAVPLSDIWINIRFTLPSCTVDGGMPVVTVEDASTAMRSVLAIAAGVDGPEALPPVHDGTAKVTVGWDPEEVADHTGVTATFGAPLAPGLALVPDALVGHCWPAVFAAIGSAVTDDGFPVVEGLLSLVHLDHAAHLLTAMPKTKAELTVTATVSAATDTEYGRVIPVSVNIASADGTALATLEERFAIRGRTGAAELSDPPRAGGAMTDNATDTPRRRRRDVKVAAPTDMSAFAVVSGDHNPIHTDRAAALLAGLKSPIVHGMWLSAAAQHVVAATDGKPAPPARVVGWTSRFLGMVLPGDEIDFRVDRVGIDRGAEIIEVAARVGSELVMSATAQLEAPKTVYAFPGQGIQHKGMGMEVRARSKAARKVWDTADKFTRDTLGFSVLHVVRDNPTSLIASGVHYHHPDGVLFLTQFTQVAMATVAAAQVAEMREQGAFVEGAIACGHSVGEYTALACVSGVYELEALLEVVFHRGSKMHDIVPRDHLGRSNYRLAAIRPSQIDLDDADVKQFVADISERTGEFLEIVNFNLRGSQYAIAGTVRGLEALEEEVERRREISGGKRSFILVPGIDVPFHSSVLRVGVADFRRSLERVMPRDKDPNLIIGKYIPNLVPRPFTLDRDFIQEIRDLVPAEPLDEILADYDTWRNEKPAELCRKIVIELLAWQFASPVRWIETQDLLFIEEAAGGLGIERFVEIGVKSAPTVAGLATNTLKLPEYSHNTTEVLNSERDAAVLFATDTDPEPEDDVEETAPAPEAAPVEATAPAAPAQAEGGPHPSVAPTGAPRPDDIGYDAADATMALIALSAKMRIDQIEPLDSIESITDGASSRRNQLLVDLGSELNLGAIDGAAEADLAGLKGQVAKLARTYKPFGPVLSDAINDQLRTVLGPSGKRPAYIGERVKKTWELGDGWVKHVTVEVALGTREGSSVRGGELGGLHDGALADAATVDKVIDAAVVAVGARQGVPVSLPSAAGGAGGGVVDSAALGEFAEQVTGRNGVLASAARLILGQLGLDTPVPVPEATDAELIDLVTAELGSDWPRLVAPTFDGRKAVLFDDRWASAREDLAKIWVLDESEIDADWQRISTRFEGAGNVVGTQATWWQGKALAAGRNIHASLYGRAAAGAENPGKGRYTDEVAVVTGASKGSIAASVVSQLLDGGATVIATTSKLDDDRLAFYRNLYRDNARFDAKLWVVPANMASYTDIDKLVEWVGTEQTESLGPQSIHLKDAQTPTLLFPFAAPRVAGDLSDAGSRAEMEMKVLLWAVQRLIGGLSHIGAERDIAARLHVVLPGSPNRGLFGGDGAYGEAKSALDAVVSRWKAESSWAQRVSLAHALIGWTKGTGLMGHNDVIVDAVEEAGVTTYTTDEMASMLLGLCDIESKVAAAREPLQVDLTGGLAEVDLDLSELANKAREEMLGEAAVEETDDEGTIRALPSPPRGYQPAPAPAWDDLDVDSADLVVIVGGAELGPYGSSRTRFEMEVDNELSAAGVLELAWTTGLVKWEDDPTPGWYDTQTGDLVDEGELVERYHDAVVERVGIREFVDDGAIDPDHAAPLLVSVFLEKDFTFVVSSEQEAREFVQFDPEHTVIAPVPDSGDWQVTRKAGTEIRVPRKTKLSRTVGAQIPTGFNPMVYGVSQEMMNSIDRLAIWNLVTTVDAFLSAGFTPAELMRWVHPSLVACTQGTGMGGMTSMQTMYHGNLLGRNKPNDILQEVLPNVVAGHVVQSYIGSYGSMIHPVGACATAAISVEEGVDKIRLGKAEFVVAGGYDDLTLEAIIGFGDMAATADTEMMRAKGISDSKFSRANDRRRLGFVEGQGGGTILLARGDLAFKMGLPVLAVVGYVSSFGDGVHTSIPAPGLGALSAGRGGRESQLARALAKLGVGPDDIAVVSKHDTSTLANDPNETELHERLADAMGRSPGAPLFVVSQKSLTGHSKGGAAAFQMMGLCQILRDGVIPPNRSLDCVDDELAHAAHLVWLRDTLRLGEKFPLKAGLITSLGFGHVSGLVALVHPQAFIAALDPEQRKDYQQRFEARVLAGQHRLASAIAGGPALYEKPADRRFSHEAPEKRQEAEMLLDPASRLGDGDVYVRPSGVR; encoded by the coding sequence GTGACGATCAACGAACAGAGCAGGGTGACCACCAGCCGCGAAAACGACCCCTCGGAGGTTTTGGCAGGTACTCACGCCCTGGTCGATCGTTTGAACGCCGGAGAGCCGTATGCGGTCGCGTTCGGCGGCCAGGGCGGCTCCTGGTTAGAGAATCTGGAAGAGCTGGTCAGCTCCGCGGGCATCGAGTCCGAACTGAGTGAAGTGGTCGGTGAGGCCGCGCTGCTGCTGGAGCCGGTGGCCCGCGAATTAGTGGTGGTGCGGCCGATCGGTTTCGAGCCGCTGCATTGGGTCCGGGCGCTGGCCGCCGAGGAGCCGTTGCCCAGCAGCAAGCAGCTGACCACCGCCGCAATCTCCGGCCCCGGCATCCTACTGGCCCAGATGGCCGCAATCCGCGCGGTTGCGCGCCAGGGCCTGGACCTCTACATGACACCGCCTGTCGCGATGGCCGGTCACTCGCAGGGCGTCATGGCCGCCGAATCGCTGCGGGCGAAGGGCGCCAGAGACGCCGAACTGCTCGCGCTGCTGCAGCTCATCGGCGCCGCGGGATCGCTTGTCTCCAGGCGCCGCGGCATGGTAGGCCGTGGCGACAAGTCGCCGATGGTTTCGGTGACCAACGTCGACCCCGAACGCATCGCCGAACTGCTCGAAGAGTTTTCCACCGACGTGCGCACCGTGCTGCCGCCAGTGCTGTCGATCCGCAACGGCAGGCGCTCAGTCGTCATCACCGGGACCCCCGAACAGCTCGGACGTTTCGAGCTGTACTGCAGCAACATCACCGAGAAGGAACAGGCCGAGCGCAAGAACAAGGTCCGCGGCGGTGCGGTGTTCTCGCCGGTCTTCCACGGCGTGCAGGTTGAGGTCGGATTCCACACGCCACGGCTCGCCGACGGCGTCGAGATGGTCGAGCGCTGGGCCGAGAAGTGCGGCATCGATGCGGAACTGGCGCATGAGATGACGGAGTCGATCTTCGTGCGGCCGATCGATTGGGTTGGCGAGGTCGAGCGACTGCACGACGCCGGGGCGAAGTGGATCATCGACCTCGGCCCGAGCGACACGGTCACACGCTTGACCGCTCCGATCATCCGCGGGCTGGGTGTCGGCATCGTGCCGGCCGCAACCCGGGCGGGTCAACGCAATCTGTTCACCGTCGGCGGCGAGCCCGAGGTGCCGCCAGCGTGGTCGAGCTACAAGCCGACCACCGTCAAGCTGCCCGACGGCTCGGTCAAGCTATCGACCAAGTTCACCCGGCTGACCGGACGCTCGCCGATTCTGCTGGCAGGCATGACGCCGACGACCGTCGACGCGAAGATCGTCGCCGCTGCCGCCAATGCGGGCCACTGGGCCGAGTTGGCCGGTGGCGGTCAGGTCACCGAGGAGATCTTCGAGGGCCGCATCGCCGAGCTGACCCAGCTGCTGGAGCCGGGCCGCGCCGTGCAGTTCAACACCCTGTTCCTCGACCCGTATCTGTGGAAGCTGCAGGTCGGCGGAAAGCGGTTGGTGCAGCGGGCCCGCCAGTCGGGCGCCCCGATCGACGGCGTCGTCGTGTCCGCGGGCATTCCCGACCTCGAGGAAGCCGTCGACCTGATCGACGAGCTCAACACCGTCGGTATCCGCCACGTGGTCTTCAAGCCCGGCACCATCGACCAGATCAAGTCGGTCATCAACATCGCCGCCGAGGTGCCCGGCAAGGACGTCATAGTGCACATCGAGGGCGGCCGCGCCGGTGGCCACCACTCGTGGGAGGACCTTGACGACCTGTTGCTCGCCACGTATGCCGAGCTACGCAAGCTGTCTAACATCACCGTCTGCGTCGGCGGCGGCATCGGCACCCCGGAGCGGGCGGCCGAGTACCTGTCCGGCACGTGGGCCGAGGAGTACGGCTTCCCGGCGATGCCCGTCGACGGCATCCTGGTCGGCACCGCCGCGATGGCCACCCTGGAGGCCACCACCTCGCACGCGGTCAAGCAGATGCTGGTCGAGACCACCGGCACCGATCACTGGATCAGCGCCGGGAAGGCGACGGGCGGGATGGCGTCGTCGCGCAGCCAGCTTGGCGCGGACATCCACGAGATCGACAACACTGCGTCGCGCTGCGGCCGGTTGCTCGACGAGGTGGCCGGCGACGCGGAAGCCGTCGCGGCGCGCCGCGACGAGATCATCGCCGCGATGGCCAACACCTGCAAGCCGTACTTCGGCGACATCGGTGACATGACCTATGCGCAGTGGCTGCGGCGCTACGTCGAGCTCGCGATCGGCGACGACGACAGCACCGCCGACACCAAACTGCCCGGGACTCCGTGGCTGGCCGATACGTGGCGTGACCGGTTCGAGCAGATGCTCGAGCGCGCCGAGGCCCGCCTGCACCCGCAGGACTCGGGTCCGATCGAGACGCTCTTCAATGATGTTGCGCTGCTGGACGATCCGGAGCAGGCGATCGCTTTGTTGCTGACGCGCTACCCGGAAGCCGAAACCCTCCAGTTGCACCCGGCCGACGTGCCGTGGTTCGTCACGCTGTGCAAAATGCTTGGCAAGCCGGTCAACTTCGTGCCGGTCATCGACAAGGACGTTCGCCGGTGGTGGCGCAGCGACTCGCTGTGGCAGGCCCACGACGCCCGCTACACCGCCGATCAGGTCTGCATCATTCCCGGCACGCAGTCGGTGGCGGGCATCACCCGCGTCGACGAGCCGGTCGGCGAGCTGTTGGACCGCTTCGAGCAGGCCGCCATCGACGCCGCGCTGGCCACCAACGGACAACCCGTCGCGGTGGTCTCGCGCCGCCAGGCCCGCGCCGACGTCACCGGTCCGCTTGCGGTGGTGCTGGATTCGCCCGACGTCCGTTGGGCAGGCCGCACCTCGATCAACCCGGTGCACCGCATCGGCGCGCCCGATGAGTGGCAGGTCAACGAAAACCGCAGCGCCACACACCCATCCACAGGTGCGCGACTGGAGCTGGCCGATGGCACAGTGACGCTGGCCGTCCCGCTGTCCGATATCTGGATCAACATCCGCTTCACGTTGCCGTCCTGCACGGTCGACGGCGGCATGCCGGTCGTCACGGTCGAGGACGCCTCGACCGCGATGCGCTCCGTACTGGCGATCGCGGCCGGTGTCGACGGGCCCGAGGCCCTTCCGCCGGTGCACGACGGCACCGCCAAGGTCACCGTCGGCTGGGATCCCGAAGAGGTCGCCGACCACACCGGGGTGACCGCGACGTTCGGTGCGCCGCTGGCGCCCGGCCTGGCGCTGGTGCCAGACGCTCTTGTCGGCCACTGCTGGCCCGCGGTGTTCGCCGCCATCGGCTCGGCCGTCACCGATGACGGCTTCCCCGTCGTCGAGGGCCTGCTGAGCCTGGTGCATCTGGACCACGCCGCACACCTGCTGACGGCGATGCCGAAGACCAAGGCCGAATTGACCGTCACCGCAACGGTTTCCGCGGCCACCGACACCGAATACGGCCGGGTCATCCCGGTTTCGGTGAACATCGCCTCCGCGGACGGCACTGCGCTGGCCACGCTCGAGGAGCGCTTCGCGATCCGCGGACGCACGGGTGCGGCCGAGCTGTCCGATCCGCCGCGCGCAGGCGGTGCGATGACCGACAACGCGACCGACACTCCGCGTCGTCGCCGGCGTGACGTCAAGGTCGCTGCGCCGACCGACATGAGCGCGTTCGCAGTGGTCTCGGGCGATCACAACCCGATCCACACCGACCGCGCCGCCGCACTGCTGGCCGGGCTGAAATCGCCCATCGTGCACGGCATGTGGCTGTCGGCTGCTGCACAGCACGTCGTCGCCGCAACCGACGGCAAGCCCGCGCCGCCCGCCCGCGTGGTCGGCTGGACCTCGCGGTTCCTCGGCATGGTGCTGCCCGGCGACGAGATCGACTTCCGCGTCGATCGGGTCGGAATCGACCGTGGCGCAGAGATCATCGAAGTCGCGGCCCGCGTCGGCTCCGAACTGGTGATGTCGGCGACCGCGCAGTTGGAGGCGCCGAAGACCGTCTACGCGTTCCCAGGTCAGGGCATTCAGCACAAGGGCATGGGCATGGAGGTCCGCGCCCGGTCCAAGGCTGCCCGCAAGGTGTGGGACACCGCGGACAAGTTCACCCGCGACACGCTGGGCTTCTCCGTGCTGCACGTGGTGCGGGACAATCCGACCAGCCTGATCGCCAGCGGTGTGCACTACCACCACCCGGACGGTGTGCTGTTCCTGACGCAATTCACTCAGGTCGCAATGGCGACGGTGGCTGCCGCGCAGGTGGCCGAGATGCGTGAGCAGGGCGCGTTCGTTGAGGGTGCGATCGCCTGCGGCCACTCCGTCGGTGAGTACACCGCGCTGGCCTGCGTGTCCGGCGTGTACGAGCTGGAGGCGCTGCTGGAGGTCGTGTTCCACCGCGGCAGCAAGATGCATGACATCGTGCCGCGCGATCACCTCGGCCGGTCGAACTACCGGCTGGCCGCGATCCGGCCGTCGCAGATCGATCTCGACGACGCCGACGTCAAACAGTTCGTCGCCGATATCTCCGAGCGCACAGGTGAATTCCTGGAGATCGTGAACTTCAACCTGCGGGGCTCGCAGTACGCGATCGCGGGCACCGTGCGCGGCCTGGAAGCGCTCGAGGAAGAGGTCGAACGGCGACGCGAAATCTCCGGTGGGAAGCGCTCATTCATCCTCGTGCCGGGCATCGACGTGCCGTTCCACTCGTCGGTGCTGCGGGTCGGTGTCGCCGACTTCCGCCGGTCGTTGGAGCGCGTCATGCCGCGCGACAAGGACCCGAACCTGATCATCGGCAAGTACATCCCGAACCTGGTGCCGCGGCCGTTCACGCTGGACCGTGACTTCATCCAGGAGATCCGGGATCTGGTGCCCGCCGAGCCGCTCGACGAGATCCTCGCCGACTACGACACGTGGCGGAACGAGAAGCCGGCCGAGTTGTGCCGCAAGATCGTCATCGAGTTGCTCGCGTGGCAGTTCGCCAGCCCGGTGCGCTGGATCGAGACCCAAGACCTGCTGTTCATCGAGGAGGCCGCAGGCGGGCTCGGCATCGAGCGGTTCGTCGAGATCGGCGTGAAGTCGGCTCCGACGGTCGCCGGCCTGGCCACCAATACGCTGAAGCTGCCCGAGTATTCGCACAACACAACGGAAGTGCTGAACTCCGAGCGCGATGCGGCGGTGCTGTTCGCCACGGACACCGATCCGGAGCCCGAGGACGACGTTGAGGAGACTGCACCCGCGCCTGAGGCGGCTCCGGTCGAGGCCACCGCTCCGGCGGCGCCGGCGCAAGCGGAAGGCGGGCCCCACCCGTCTGTCGCGCCCACTGGCGCTCCGAGGCCCGACGACATCGGCTACGACGCGGCGGACGCCACCATGGCGTTGATCGCGTTGTCGGCCAAGATGCGCATCGATCAGATCGAACCGCTGGACTCCATCGAGTCGATCACCGACGGTGCGTCGTCGCGACGCAACCAGCTCCTGGTCGACCTTGGCTCCGAGCTGAACCTCGGCGCCATCGACGGTGCGGCCGAGGCCGACCTGGCCGGGCTGAAAGGACAGGTCGCCAAGCTGGCCCGTACCTACAAGCCGTTCGGCCCAGTGCTTTCCGATGCGATCAACGATCAGCTGCGTACGGTGCTCGGCCCGTCCGGCAAGCGTCCGGCCTACATCGGCGAGCGGGTCAAGAAGACCTGGGAGCTCGGCGACGGCTGGGTCAAGCATGTGACGGTCGAGGTGGCGCTGGGCACCCGCGAGGGCTCCAGTGTCCGCGGCGGTGAGCTCGGCGGTCTGCACGATGGTGCGCTCGCCGATGCCGCGACCGTCGACAAGGTCATCGACGCCGCTGTGGTGGCAGTCGGTGCACGCCAAGGTGTTCCGGTGTCGTTGCCATCGGCTGCCGGTGGTGCCGGTGGTGGCGTGGTCGATTCCGCCGCGCTCGGCGAGTTCGCCGAACAGGTCACCGGCCGCAACGGCGTGCTGGCCTCGGCGGCCCGCCTGATCCTCGGCCAGCTGGGCCTTGACACGCCGGTCCCGGTTCCCGAGGCCACCGATGCCGAGCTCATCGACCTGGTCACCGCCGAACTCGGTTCGGACTGGCCACGTTTGGTGGCTCCGACGTTCGACGGCCGCAAGGCAGTGCTGTTCGACGACCGCTGGGCTAGCGCGCGCGAGGACCTGGCCAAGATCTGGGTGCTCGACGAGAGCGAGATCGACGCCGACTGGCAGCGCATTTCGACACGGTTCGAGGGCGCAGGCAATGTCGTTGGCACGCAAGCCACTTGGTGGCAGGGCAAGGCACTGGCCGCGGGCCGCAACATCCACGCCTCGCTGTATGGGCGTGCCGCGGCCGGCGCCGAGAACCCGGGCAAGGGTCGCTACACCGACGAGGTCGCTGTCGTCACGGGCGCGTCGAAGGGATCCATCGCCGCATCGGTGGTGTCTCAGTTGCTCGACGGTGGCGCGACGGTGATCGCGACGACGTCCAAGCTCGACGACGACCGGTTGGCGTTCTACCGCAACCTGTATCGCGACAACGCGCGCTTCGACGCGAAGCTGTGGGTGGTGCCGGCGAACATGGCGTCGTACACCGACATCGACAAGCTTGTCGAGTGGGTCGGCACCGAGCAGACCGAAAGCCTTGGGCCACAGTCCATTCACCTCAAGGACGCGCAGACCCCGACGCTGCTGTTCCCGTTCGCGGCGCCGCGGGTGGCCGGCGATCTGTCCGACGCCGGGTCGCGCGCCGAGATGGAGATGAAGGTTCTGCTGTGGGCCGTGCAGCGGCTGATCGGCGGGCTGTCGCACATCGGTGCCGAGCGTGACATCGCTGCACGCCTGCACGTCGTTCTGCCTGGTTCGCCGAACCGCGGCTTGTTCGGTGGTGACGGGGCGTACGGCGAAGCGAAGTCGGCACTGGACGCGGTGGTATCGCGGTGGAAGGCCGAGTCGTCGTGGGCGCAGCGAGTTTCGTTGGCGCACGCGCTGATCGGCTGGACCAAGGGCACCGGGCTGATGGGCCACAACGACGTGATCGTCGATGCGGTTGAGGAAGCCGGCGTGACGACGTACACGACGGACGAGATGGCGAGCATGCTGCTCGGCCTGTGCGACATCGAGTCCAAGGTGGCTGCCGCGCGTGAGCCGCTGCAGGTCGACCTGACCGGCGGGCTGGCAGAGGTCGACCTCGATCTCTCGGAGCTGGCCAACAAGGCCCGCGAAGAAATGCTGGGCGAGGCCGCCGTAGAGGAAACGGACGACGAGGGCACCATCCGTGCGCTGCCGTCGCCCCCGCGTGGCTACCAGCCCGCGCCCGCGCCTGCGTGGGACGACCTCGACGTCGACTCGGCCGATCTGGTCGTGATCGTCGGCGGCGCCGAACTCGGCCCCTACGGCTCGTCGCGGACCCGCTTCGAGATGGAGGTCGACAACGAGTTGTCGGCGGCCGGCGTGCTCGAACTGGCGTGGACCACTGGCCTGGTCAAGTGGGAAGACGACCCGACGCCGGGCTGGTACGACACGCAGACCGGCGATCTGGTCGACGAGGGCGAGCTGGTGGAGCGCTACCACGATGCCGTCGTCGAGCGGGTCGGCATTCGCGAGTTCGTCGACGACGGCGCGATCGACCCCGATCACGCTGCGCCGCTGCTGGTTTCGGTGTTCCTCGAGAAGGACTTCACGTTCGTGGTGTCGTCTGAGCAAGAGGCGCGTGAGTTCGTCCAGTTCGATCCGGAGCACACCGTCATCGCGCCGGTGCCGGACAGCGGCGATTGGCAGGTCACCCGCAAGGCGGGCACCGAGATTCGGGTGCCGCGCAAGACGAAGCTGTCTCGCACGGTCGGCGCGCAGATCCCCACCGGGTTCAACCCGATGGTGTACGGCGTCAGCCAGGAGATGATGAACTCGATCGACCGGCTGGCGATCTGGAACCTCGTCACCACTGTCGACGCGTTCCTGTCCGCCGGGTTCACCCCCGCCGAGCTGATGCGCTGGGTGCACCCCAGCCTGGTGGCCTGCACGCAGGGGACCGGCATGGGCGGCATGACCTCGATGCAGACGATGTACCACGGCAACCTGCTCGGCCGGAACAAGCCGAACGACATCCTTCAGGAAGTCCTGCCGAATGTCGTGGCAGGACACGTGGTTCAGTCCTATATCGGCAGCTACGGCTCGATGATCCATCCGGTCGGCGCATGTGCGACCGCGGCGATCTCGGTCGAAGAGGGCGTCGACAAGATCAGGCTGGGTAAGGCCGAGTTCGTGGTGGCCGGTGGTTACGACGACCTGACGCTCGAAGCGATCATCGGCTTCGGTGACATGGCGGCCACTGCCGACACCGAGATGATGCGCGCGAAGGGCATCAGCGACTCGAAGTTCTCCCGCGCCAACGACCGTCGCCGGCTCGGGTTCGTCGAGGGCCAGGGCGGTGGAACCATCCTGCTTGCCCGCGGGGACCTCGCGTTCAAGATGGGTCTTCCGGTGTTGGCGGTGGTCGGATACGTCTCGTCGTTCGGCGACGGTGTGCACACCTCGATCCCGGCTCCGGGGCTTGGCGCGTTGAGCGCTGGTCGTGGCGGCAGGGAATCGCAGCTGGCGCGTGCGCTGGCCAAGCTCGGCGTCGGACCTGACGACATCGCGGTGGTGTCCAAGCACGACACCTCCACGTTGGCCAACGATCCGAACGAGACGGAGCTGCACGAGCGCCTCGCCGACGCGATGGGTCGCTCACCGGGTGCACCGCTGTTCGTGGTTTCGCAGAAGAGCCTGACCGGCCACTCGAAGGGTGGCGCCGCGGCGTTCCAGATGATGGGGCTGTGCCAGATCCTGCGTGACGGCGTGATTCCGCCGAACCGCAGCCTGGACTGCGTCGACGACGAGCTGGCCCACGCCGCACACCTGGTGTGGTTGCGCGACACCCTGCGACTGGGGGAGAAGTTCCCGCTCAAGGCGGGCCTGATCACCAGCCTCGGGTTCGGTCACGTGTCCGGTCTGGTCGCGTTGGTACATCCGCAGGCGTTCATCGCCGCGCTCGATCCCGAGCAGCGCAAGGACTACCAGCAGCGGTTCGAGGCCCGGGTGCTGGCCGGTCAGCACCGGCTGGCGTCGGCGATCGCCGGTGGCCCTGCGCTGTACGAGAAGCCTGCCGATCGCCGGTTCAGCCACGAGGCGCCGGAGAAGCGGCAGGAGGCCGAGATGCTTTTGGATCCTGCGTCGCGGCTGGGCGACGGCGACGTGTATGTGCGCCCCAGCGGTGTGCGCTAG
- a CDS encoding DUF1906 domain-containing protein: MAISRRDVLKYAAAAPAVLGLGAGLQAASSALAPPKAAAAPLGILLDYAAGVIKAPDLRASGALGAIRYVSDRRPGGAWMLGKPIQLPEARDLYQNGLKIVSCYQYGKQDTADWLGGQNAGVAHAKRGWALHVAAGGSYGAPIYASIDDDPSYDQYKSQVAPYLRGWEAVLGHQRVGVYANAKTIDWALKDGLGSYFWQHNWGSPQGFVHPAAHLHQIEIDKRNVGGIGVDINHILQPRFGQWD, encoded by the coding sequence GTGGCAATATCCCGGCGCGACGTGCTCAAATACGCCGCCGCCGCGCCTGCCGTGCTCGGACTCGGTGCCGGCCTGCAGGCGGCGTCATCGGCGCTGGCGCCTCCAAAGGCCGCCGCGGCGCCGCTCGGGATCCTGCTGGATTACGCGGCAGGCGTTATCAAAGCTCCTGATCTGCGGGCCTCCGGCGCGCTGGGCGCGATCCGGTACGTCTCTGATCGGCGGCCGGGCGGCGCCTGGATGCTGGGCAAGCCGATCCAACTGCCCGAGGCCCGCGACCTCTATCAGAACGGGCTGAAGATCGTGTCGTGCTATCAGTACGGCAAGCAGGACACTGCGGACTGGCTGGGCGGGCAGAACGCTGGGGTCGCACACGCCAAGCGCGGCTGGGCATTGCACGTCGCGGCAGGCGGCTCGTATGGCGCGCCCATCTATGCGTCGATTGACGACGATCCCAGCTACGACCAGTACAAGAGCCAGGTCGCGCCGTATCTGCGCGGCTGGGAGGCGGTGCTCGGCCATCAGCGCGTCGGGGTGTACGCCAACGCGAAGACCATCGACTGGGCACTGAAGGATGGGCTGGGTTCGTACTTCTGGCAGCACAACTGGGGCTCACCACAAGGGTTCGTGCATCCCGCGGCGCACCTGCATCAGATCGAGATCGACAAGCGCAATGTGGGCGGCATCGGGGTCGACATCAACCACATTCTGCAGCCGCGGTTCGGGCAGTGGGACTAA